From a region of the Mycobacteroides saopaulense genome:
- the aroB gene encoding 3-dehydroquinate synthase yields the protein MTSANPTTITVEVNPPYPVIVGTGLLGELVDALKGSDKVAILHQPTLAVTAEEIRKTLADTGIDAHRVEIPDAEAGKDLAVLGFIWEVLGRIGIGRTDAVVSLGGGAATDTAGFAAATWLRGVKVVHVPTTLLAMVDAAVGGKTGINTEAGKNLVGAFHQPGAVLVDLATLDSLPRNEIVAGMAEVVKAGFIADPAILDLIEADPQAAIDPSKPVLRELIERSIAVKAKVVAADEKEAELREILNYGHTLGHAIERRERYRWRHGAAVSVGLVFAAELGRLAGRLDDETADRHARVLSALGLPVSYDADALGQLVEYMQGDKKTRSGILRFVVLDGLAKPGRLEGPDPSLLAAAYSVVAGEARGEGVFL from the coding sequence ATGACTAGCGCCAACCCGACGACGATCACCGTCGAGGTGAATCCGCCCTACCCGGTCATCGTGGGGACGGGTCTGCTGGGTGAGCTGGTGGACGCGCTGAAGGGCTCCGACAAAGTGGCGATCCTGCATCAGCCCACCCTGGCCGTCACCGCCGAGGAGATTCGGAAGACCCTGGCCGACACCGGAATCGACGCGCATCGCGTCGAGATTCCCGACGCCGAGGCGGGCAAGGACTTGGCCGTGCTCGGCTTCATCTGGGAAGTGTTGGGCCGCATCGGGATCGGGCGCACGGACGCCGTCGTCAGCCTCGGGGGAGGAGCGGCTACCGACACCGCCGGGTTCGCCGCGGCCACATGGTTGCGCGGAGTGAAGGTGGTCCACGTGCCCACCACGCTGCTGGCCATGGTCGACGCCGCGGTGGGAGGGAAGACCGGCATCAACACCGAGGCGGGCAAGAATCTGGTGGGTGCATTCCATCAGCCGGGGGCGGTGTTGGTGGACTTGGCGACCCTCGACTCGTTGCCGCGCAACGAGATCGTCGCCGGGATGGCCGAAGTGGTGAAGGCGGGCTTCATCGCGGACCCCGCCATCCTCGACCTCATCGAGGCCGATCCACAGGCGGCGATCGATCCGTCCAAGCCGGTGTTGCGCGAACTCATCGAACGCTCGATCGCGGTCAAGGCCAAGGTGGTGGCGGCCGACGAGAAAGAGGCCGAACTGCGCGAGATCCTCAACTACGGCCATACCCTTGGTCACGCCATCGAGCGGCGAGAGCGGTATCGCTGGCGTCATGGCGCCGCGGTGTCGGTCGGCTTGGTGTTCGCTGCCGAATTGGGCCGTTTGGCAGGGCGTTTGGACGACGAGACCGCCGATCGTCATGCCCGGGTGCTCTCCGCACTGGGGCTGCCGGTCAGCTACGACGCCGACGCATTGGGGCAATTGGTCGAATATATGCAGGGCGACAAGAAGACCCGTTCGGGCATACTACGTTTCGTGGTGCTCGATGGATTGGCCAAGCCGGGACGTCTGGAAGGACCCGATCCGTCGCTGCTGGCAGCTGCCTACTCGGTGGTGGCGGGCGAGGCGCGCGGCGAAGGAGTGTTCCTGTGA
- the aroC gene encoding chorismate synthase, producing MLRWITAGESHGRALVAVLEGMVAGVELTSEDIGRQLARRRLGYGRGARMAFEADQVTMLGGVRHGLTLGGPVAIEVGNTEWPKWETVMSPDPVDPAELENIARNAPLTRPRPGHADYAGMLKYGFDDARPVLERASARETAARVAVGTLAKAFLKQALGVDVISHVISIGDSDPYDGPVPGAADLAAIDASPVRAFDAQAEQSMITEIEAAKKDGDTLGGVVEVVVSGLPVGLGSFISGNDRLDSQLAAAIMGIQAIKGVEIGDGFTTARRRGSAAHDEIYPGPDGILRSTNRAGGLEGGMTNGQPLRVRAAMKPISTVPRALATVDMSTGDEAVAIHQRSDVCAVPAAGVVAEAMVALVVARAALEKFGGDSLSETKTNVGAYLDAVAQREPRREASDEQPARRAANTAG from the coding sequence GTGTTGCGCTGGATCACGGCAGGTGAATCGCATGGACGCGCGTTGGTCGCGGTCTTGGAAGGCATGGTCGCTGGTGTCGAACTGACATCGGAGGACATCGGCAGGCAGCTGGCGCGCCGCCGCTTGGGCTATGGGCGTGGCGCGCGCATGGCTTTCGAAGCCGACCAGGTCACCATGCTGGGCGGCGTCCGGCACGGCCTGACCCTGGGCGGTCCGGTGGCCATCGAGGTCGGCAACACCGAATGGCCCAAGTGGGAGACCGTGATGTCCCCGGACCCGGTGGATCCCGCTGAGCTGGAGAACATCGCGCGCAATGCGCCCCTGACCCGGCCGCGGCCGGGCCATGCGGACTACGCCGGCATGCTCAAGTACGGATTCGATGACGCCCGACCGGTGCTCGAACGGGCCAGTGCGCGCGAGACCGCCGCACGTGTGGCGGTGGGGACCCTCGCCAAGGCCTTCCTCAAACAAGCCCTGGGCGTCGATGTCATCTCGCACGTCATTTCCATCGGCGACTCCGATCCCTACGACGGGCCGGTTCCCGGTGCCGCGGACCTGGCTGCCATCGATGCCAGCCCGGTGCGGGCGTTCGACGCACAGGCCGAACAGTCCATGATCACCGAGATCGAGGCGGCCAAGAAGGACGGCGACACCCTGGGCGGCGTGGTGGAGGTCGTGGTCTCGGGTCTGCCGGTGGGTCTGGGGTCGTTCATCAGCGGAAATGACCGGCTGGACAGCCAGCTGGCCGCCGCCATCATGGGCATCCAGGCCATCAAGGGTGTGGAGATCGGCGACGGGTTCACCACCGCGCGTCGTCGCGGTAGTGCCGCGCACGACGAGATCTACCCCGGCCCCGACGGCATCCTGCGCTCCACCAATCGCGCCGGCGGCCTGGAAGGCGGCATGACCAACGGCCAGCCGCTGCGGGTGCGCGCGGCCATGAAGCCCATCTCGACCGTTCCGCGGGCGTTGGCGACGGTGGACATGTCCACCGGCGACGAGGCCGTGGCCATTCATCAGCGTTCGGACGTGTGCGCGGTTCCGGCCGCCGGTGTGGTCGCCGAGGCGATGGTGGCGCTGGTGGTGGCGCGCGCCGCCCTGGAGAAGTTCGGTGGCGACTCCCTGTCCGAGACCAAGACCAACGTCGGCGCGTATCTGGACGCGGTGGCGCAGCGGGAGCCGCGCCGGGAGGCTTCCGATGAGCAGCCTGCGCGAAGAGCGGCTAATACAGCGGGATGA
- a CDS encoding AurF N-oxygenase family protein produces the protein MPLYTVPGPSDFDAEYLQTLHTLSEGSVRLHFDPFTDIDWDAPDYQIDRNDPRWVLNPELDTLGATQWYRDLPLDRQIEIGRWRLANSVKVGLAFESILIRGMMQYLMKLPNGSPEFRYCLHEMTEECNHIQMFQELVNRIGDDVPGMRKWFRRLSPIIGVAGGWAHVVLFIGILGGEEPIDHYQKSLIRKDVDLPPAVRRTMEIHVAEEARHISFAGEFLRVHMPLMSARKRALCTLLFPVVMKLLANEIMIPPRSFAAEFGIPREVFKQAFWRSAHARHTLAEYFGDMRKLTEDIGMRPWWVRPLWKVLHIDGRPSRYRSEPDRSPAGTPLAVGA, from the coding sequence ATGCCGCTTTACACCGTCCCCGGGCCGAGCGATTTCGACGCGGAGTACCTGCAGACACTGCACACGCTGTCCGAAGGCTCGGTGCGTCTGCACTTCGATCCCTTCACGGACATCGACTGGGATGCGCCCGATTATCAAATCGATCGCAACGACCCCCGCTGGGTGCTGAACCCCGAGCTGGACACCCTCGGCGCCACCCAGTGGTACCGGGATCTGCCCCTCGACCGTCAAATCGAGATCGGCCGCTGGCGATTGGCCAACAGCGTCAAGGTCGGACTCGCCTTCGAGAGCATTCTGATCCGCGGCATGATGCAGTACCTCATGAAGCTGCCGAACGGCTCGCCTGAGTTCCGCTACTGCCTCCACGAGATGACCGAGGAGTGCAACCACATCCAGATGTTCCAGGAGCTCGTCAACCGCATCGGTGACGACGTGCCGGGCATGCGCAAGTGGTTCCGCAGGCTGTCACCGATAATCGGTGTAGCGGGCGGTTGGGCCCATGTGGTCCTGTTCATCGGCATCCTCGGCGGTGAAGAGCCCATCGACCATTACCAGAAGTCGTTGATCCGCAAGGACGTCGACCTGCCGCCGGCCGTCCGGCGCACGATGGAAATCCACGTCGCCGAAGAGGCGCGGCACATCTCCTTCGCCGGTGAATTCCTGCGCGTACACATGCCGCTGATGAGCGCGCGCAAACGCGCTCTGTGCACCCTGCTGTTCCCGGTCGTCATGAAGCTGCTGGCCAACGAGATCATGATTCCGCCACGGAGCTTCGCCGCCGAGTTCGGTATCCCGCGTGAGGTTTTCAAGCAGGCCTTCTGGCGCAGCGCGCATGCCCGTCACACTCTTGCCGAGTATTTCGGGGATATGCGCAAGCTCACCGAGGACATCGGAATGCGGCCGTGGTGGGTGCGCCCGCTGTGGAAGGTGCTGCACATCGACGGTCGTCCGTCGCGGTACCGCAGCGAGCCGGATCGTTCGCCCGCGGGCACGCCGCTAGCGGTTGGCGCCTGA
- a CDS encoding SDR family NAD(P)-dependent oxidoreductase, producing the protein MRGRVVLITGSSRGIGLATARLAKDAGADVVLHGRTDSDALRQHGADIGGQCVVADVGDSVEVADAVREVVRVHGRIDSLVNCAGVAAPRAFAELTRQDWDRHLNANLIGVFNFCQAVAPHMPRDGSARIVNVSSMRGNLSMATARGMAYSASKAALNSFTVALAKELAPQILVNGLAPGLIETDLVAGLSPASRAEAESSLLGRIGTPEEIAEMLIFLASERVSYMTGQIITADGGTELGNK; encoded by the coding sequence ATGCGGGGTCGGGTAGTACTCATCACCGGCTCCTCGCGGGGGATCGGGTTGGCGACCGCACGGTTGGCGAAGGATGCCGGGGCGGACGTTGTTTTGCATGGTCGCACCGACAGCGATGCCCTGCGACAACACGGAGCCGATATCGGCGGCCAGTGCGTGGTGGCCGATGTCGGTGATTCTGTCGAGGTCGCCGACGCGGTCCGGGAGGTTGTACGTGTCCACGGCCGCATTGACTCTTTGGTCAACTGCGCCGGGGTGGCAGCGCCCCGAGCCTTCGCCGAACTGACCAGACAGGACTGGGATCGGCATCTGAACGCGAATCTGATTGGTGTATTCAACTTCTGCCAAGCGGTGGCGCCACATATGCCGCGTGACGGCAGTGCACGGATCGTCAACGTCTCGTCCATGCGCGGGAATCTGTCGATGGCCACCGCACGGGGAATGGCCTACTCGGCGTCGAAGGCGGCGCTCAACAGTTTCACCGTGGCACTCGCCAAAGAACTTGCTCCGCAGATTCTGGTCAATGGTCTGGCCCCAGGCCTGATCGAGACCGATCTGGTGGCCGGGTTGAGCCCGGCGAGTCGCGCGGAAGCCGAATCGTCATTGCTCGGCCGAATAGGCACCCCAGAAGAAATAGCAGAGATGCTGATATTTCTCGCCAGTGAAAGAGTCAGTTACATGACCGGACAGATCATTACGGCGGATGGCGGAACGGAGCTTGGCAACAAGTAA
- a CDS encoding shikimate kinase — protein MSPKAVLVGLPGSGKSTIGRRLAKALNVNVYDTDTGIETEAGRTIADIFATDGEPEFRRIEESVIRQALDQQDGVVSLGGGAVLTPGVREALAGHTVVYLEISATEGIRRTSGSVVRPLLAGPNHAEKYQALMSQRVPLYREVATIKVNTDRRNPGAVVRMIVSRLENPETGTGPVSSRRRRPRRRPRSRRRASGAPHTDTPGTQTKERADND, from the coding sequence ATGAGCCCCAAAGCCGTCCTCGTCGGGCTACCCGGGTCGGGTAAGTCCACCATCGGCCGTCGACTGGCAAAAGCGTTGAACGTCAATGTCTATGACACCGATACCGGTATCGAAACCGAGGCCGGGCGCACCATCGCCGATATCTTCGCCACCGACGGAGAACCGGAGTTCCGGCGCATCGAGGAATCGGTGATTCGGCAGGCATTGGATCAACAAGACGGCGTGGTCTCCTTGGGTGGCGGCGCCGTGCTCACCCCGGGCGTTCGGGAAGCCCTGGCCGGGCACACCGTGGTGTATCTGGAAATCAGTGCTACGGAAGGCATTCGACGTACCAGTGGCAGCGTGGTGCGTCCGCTGCTGGCCGGGCCGAACCACGCCGAGAAGTATCAGGCACTGATGTCGCAGCGCGTACCGCTGTACCGGGAGGTCGCCACCATCAAGGTGAACACCGATAGGCGAAACCCCGGTGCGGTGGTGCGGATGATCGTCTCGCGATTGGAGAACCCTGAGACGGGTACCGGTCCCGTCTCCTCGCGGCGGCGGCGGCCTCGTCGGCGCCCACGCTCACGGCGCCGGGCCTCGGGCGCCCCGCACACCGACACTCCCGGAACCCAAACCAAGGAAAGAGCAGACAATGACTAG
- the efp gene encoding elongation factor P, with protein MASTADFKNGLVLNIDGQLWQITEFQHVKPGKGPAFVRTKLKNVLSGKVVDKTFNAGVKVETATVDRRDTTYLYRDGDSFVFMDSQDYEQHHLSPELVGDAHRFLLESMTVQVAFNEGAPLYIELPVSVELVVTHTEPGLQGDRSSAGTKPATVETGAEIQVPLFINTGDRLKVDTRDASYLGRVNG; from the coding sequence GTGGCTTCAACCGCCGATTTCAAGAACGGCCTGGTGCTCAACATCGATGGTCAGCTGTGGCAGATCACCGAGTTCCAGCATGTGAAGCCCGGTAAGGGACCGGCCTTCGTGCGTACGAAGCTCAAGAACGTGCTCTCGGGCAAGGTCGTCGACAAGACGTTCAACGCAGGTGTCAAGGTCGAGACCGCGACCGTCGACCGCCGCGACACCACCTACCTGTACCGCGACGGCGACTCGTTCGTCTTCATGGACAGCCAGGACTACGAGCAGCATCACCTGTCCCCGGAGCTGGTGGGCGATGCACACCGATTCCTGCTGGAGAGCATGACCGTGCAGGTGGCGTTCAACGAGGGTGCGCCGCTCTACATCGAGCTGCCGGTTTCGGTCGAGCTGGTGGTGACGCACACCGAGCCGGGTCTGCAGGGCGACCGTTCCAGCGCGGGCACCAAGCCGGCGACGGTGGAAACCGGTGCCGAGATTCAGGTGCCGCTGTTCATCAACACCGGCGACCGGCTGAAGGTCGACACCCGCGATGCCAGCTACCTCGGCCGCGTGAATGGCTGA
- a CDS encoding prepilin peptidase, protein MIYGVGAVVLCWMAALSYYDIRYRRLPNWLTLSAAAVVVVLAVLDRSALPLAGAVGLAVMYLVAHALSPRAMGAGDVKLALGTGGLSGAFGVDAWFLAAIGAPLVTGLIGVVLLALGRRQVSVPHGPSMCLATAVAAGLCTLAPGI, encoded by the coding sequence ATGATTTACGGGGTGGGGGCGGTGGTGCTGTGCTGGATGGCGGCACTGTCGTATTACGACATCAGGTATCGCAGGCTGCCGAACTGGCTCACGCTGTCCGCCGCGGCAGTGGTTGTCGTGCTGGCGGTACTCGACCGCAGTGCGCTGCCACTGGCCGGTGCGGTGGGGCTGGCCGTCATGTATCTGGTGGCGCACGCGCTGTCGCCGCGGGCGATGGGGGCGGGGGACGTGAAGCTCGCCCTCGGCACCGGCGGCCTGTCCGGGGCGTTCGGTGTGGACGCCTGGTTTCTGGCGGCGATCGGTGCGCCGCTGGTGACGGGGCTGATCGGTGTGGTTCTGCTGGCACTGGGCCGCCGGCAAGTGTCGGTTCCGCATGGGCCGTCGATGTGCTTGGCGACGGCGGTGGCGGCCGGGCTGTGCACCCTTGCACCGGGTATCTGA
- a CDS encoding methyltransferase domain-containing protein — MTRTLWSPQEYSRFGDERSRPFYELLARVPAPNPRTVVDLGCASGALTVDLANRWPNASVLGLDSSAELLATAPADLPANLRLEQADIADFHATGVDVLFTNAALQWLPQHRELIARWAQQLNPGGWLAFQVPGNFGAPSHALMRRVAESPRWASRLDGVLRGTESTDTAENYARLAISAGLVPDAWETTYVHLLSGDDPVLRWVHGTGLRPVISALTPDEFAEFEQKYAALLRHAYPRTGDVTPFGFRRIFCVASKPDTGR; from the coding sequence GTGACGAGAACATTGTGGAGTCCGCAGGAATACAGCCGGTTCGGCGATGAGCGCAGTCGTCCGTTCTACGAACTTCTCGCCCGCGTTCCGGCCCCGAACCCACGCACCGTCGTCGATTTAGGTTGCGCCAGTGGCGCCTTGACGGTGGATCTGGCGAATCGCTGGCCGAACGCCTCGGTGCTCGGTCTGGATTCTTCCGCGGAACTGCTCGCGACGGCCCCCGCCGATCTACCCGCCAACCTTCGCCTTGAACAAGCCGATATCGCCGATTTCCATGCCACCGGAGTGGACGTGCTGTTTACCAATGCGGCCTTGCAATGGCTTCCGCAGCACCGCGAACTCATCGCCAGGTGGGCACAGCAGCTCAATCCCGGCGGGTGGCTCGCCTTCCAGGTTCCGGGCAACTTCGGTGCACCCTCGCACGCCCTGATGCGCCGGGTCGCCGAATCGCCACGCTGGGCATCGCGTTTGGATGGGGTCCTCCGCGGTACCGAGAGCACCGATACAGCCGAAAATTATGCGCGCCTGGCGATTTCCGCCGGCTTGGTTCCGGATGCCTGGGAAACGACGTACGTGCATCTGCTCAGTGGAGACGACCCGGTGCTGCGCTGGGTACACGGCACCGGTCTGCGGCCGGTGATCTCGGCGCTTACTCCCGACGAATTCGCCGAGTTCGAGCAGAAATACGCGGCACTGCTGCGGCACGCCTACCCGCGCACGGGTGATGTGACACCGTTCGGATTCCGCCGAATCTTCTGTGTGGCTTCCAAGCCCGATACGGGTCGATAG
- a CDS encoding nitroreductase family deazaflavin-dependent oxidoreductase, translating into MTDPAGTEQSFNEANIAEFRANGGKVGGQFEGFPLMLLTSTGAKSGAERVNPLAYFDIDGKAYIVGSSAGRPKNPAWVANLRANPDVEVEIGAKPKARATAVELPRAERDRIFEVVKQRAPGFAEYETLTDRVIPVFEIRLG; encoded by the coding sequence ATGACCGATCCAGCAGGCACCGAGCAGTCGTTCAACGAGGCCAACATCGCCGAGTTCCGTGCCAACGGCGGCAAGGTCGGCGGCCAGTTCGAGGGTTTTCCGCTGATGCTGCTGACCAGCACCGGGGCCAAGTCGGGCGCGGAGCGGGTTAATCCCTTGGCGTACTTCGATATCGACGGCAAGGCCTACATCGTGGGCTCGTCGGCGGGCAGGCCCAAGAATCCGGCCTGGGTGGCGAACCTGCGCGCCAACCCCGACGTCGAAGTGGAGATCGGCGCCAAGCCGAAGGCTAGGGCCACCGCTGTTGAACTCCCCCGGGCCGAGCGCGACCGCATCTTCGAGGTCGTCAAGCAGCGAGCACCCGGCTTCGCCGAATACGAGACTCTCACCGACCGGGTGATCCCCGTGTTCGAGATTCGGCTCGGCTGA
- a CDS encoding TetR/AcrR family transcriptional regulator, which produces MPDTNAQERSLTGHEARWERHNSARQTRIVESAVELLDETPPGTEIPVQSIAKRAGLAKSVVYRQFEGREDLDRRIRSYLLQDFDATISSQLDVNRGSIIDIATRTIRAVLDWMTDYPHRYEFMRSGATDEDPGVDAISTVKLRMEQRVRGVLIPITEMLGIDYSPFESVTYAVVTMVEGSLSRWLREAEPVRNRTEIVEDLANYVWYVLDGAGGSVGVSLDPTTELVTALAKLSGANR; this is translated from the coding sequence GTGCCGGATACCAATGCCCAGGAACGCTCACTGACCGGGCATGAGGCCCGTTGGGAACGGCACAACTCGGCTCGGCAGACCCGAATCGTGGAATCAGCCGTCGAATTGCTCGACGAAACGCCGCCCGGCACCGAGATTCCCGTGCAGTCGATCGCCAAGCGAGCCGGACTGGCCAAGTCGGTGGTGTACCGACAGTTCGAGGGACGCGAGGACCTGGACCGCCGAATCCGCTCGTATCTGCTGCAGGACTTCGACGCGACAATCTCCTCACAGCTGGACGTCAACCGGGGTTCGATCATCGATATCGCCACCAGAACCATTCGGGCGGTTCTGGATTGGATGACCGACTACCCGCATCGTTATGAGTTCATGCGCTCCGGCGCCACCGACGAGGATCCCGGCGTCGACGCGATCAGCACAGTCAAACTCCGCATGGAGCAACGTGTCCGAGGCGTTCTGATCCCGATCACCGAGATGCTCGGGATCGATTACAGCCCGTTCGAGTCGGTTACCTATGCGGTGGTGACCATGGTCGAAGGTTCGCTGTCCCGATGGTTGCGCGAAGCCGAGCCCGTACGCAACCGCACCGAGATCGTCGAGGATCTCGCGAACTACGTCTGGTACGTGTTGGACGGAGCGGGTGGTTCGGTCGGCGTGTCGCTGGACCCGACGACCGAACTCGTGACCGCACTGGCCAAACTGTCAGGCGCCAACCGCTAG
- a CDS encoding M24 family metallopeptidase — MTTVRSHVDRRQRLREGLRADGLDALLVTDLINIRYLTGFSGSAAALWVAAADGPDEKATVLCTDGRYRTQAAAQVPDLRALIDRGYGAALVALAGAGRAGFESHVVTVDGFDKLAAADGEVELVRAPNRVEKLREVKDDSEVLLLERACAAADTALSALIETGGIRPGRTERKVARELENLMGEHGADGVSFETIVAAGPNSAIPHHRPTEAVLAAGDFVKIDFGALVGGYHSDMTRTLVLGSVAPWQQEIYELVLSAQAAGRAALAPGASLKGVDAAARDVIAAAGYGQNFGHGLGHGVGLQIHEAPGIGSAATGTLLAGSAVTVEPGVYLPDRGGVRIEDTLVVRPDGPELLTRFPKELIVID, encoded by the coding sequence ATGACGACCGTCCGCAGTCACGTCGACCGTAGGCAACGGCTCCGCGAGGGGCTACGCGCCGACGGACTCGACGCGCTTCTGGTGACCGACCTGATCAACATTCGCTATCTGACGGGTTTCAGCGGATCCGCGGCGGCACTGTGGGTCGCCGCCGCGGACGGACCCGATGAGAAGGCGACCGTGTTGTGCACCGACGGCCGGTACCGCACCCAGGCCGCGGCGCAGGTTCCGGATCTGCGTGCCCTGATCGACCGCGGCTATGGCGCGGCGCTGGTGGCGCTCGCCGGAGCGGGGCGAGCGGGTTTCGAAAGCCACGTGGTAACCGTCGACGGATTCGACAAACTGGCGGCCGCGGACGGCGAAGTCGAGCTGGTGCGGGCGCCCAACCGGGTGGAGAAACTCCGCGAAGTTAAAGATGACTCCGAGGTTCTGTTGTTGGAAAGGGCTTGTGCGGCAGCCGATACCGCCTTGTCGGCGCTCATCGAGACCGGAGGGATCCGGCCCGGGCGCACGGAACGCAAGGTAGCGCGTGAGTTGGAGAACCTCATGGGTGAGCATGGCGCGGACGGTGTGTCCTTCGAGACCATCGTCGCCGCCGGGCCGAACTCCGCGATCCCGCATCACCGGCCCACCGAGGCGGTATTGGCTGCCGGCGACTTCGTCAAGATCGATTTCGGTGCGCTGGTCGGCGGCTATCACTCCGATATGACCAGGACCCTGGTACTGGGATCGGTGGCGCCCTGGCAGCAGGAGATCTACGAGCTGGTGCTGAGCGCGCAGGCGGCGGGACGGGCGGCCCTGGCGCCCGGAGCATCGCTGAAGGGCGTCGACGCGGCGGCACGTGATGTCATCGCTGCCGCCGGATACGGACAGAACTTCGGCCATGGCCTCGGACACGGTGTGGGTCTGCAGATCCACGAAGCACCGGGCATCGGGTCTGCAGCCACCGGTACACTGCTTGCTGGCTCGGCGGTGACCGTCGAGCCAGGGGTCTACCTGCCCGACCGGGGCGGAGTCCGCATCGAGGACACGCTCGTGGTGCGGCCCGATGGGCCGGAGCTGTTGACCCGGTTCCCCAAGGAACTCATCGTTATCGACTGA
- the nusB gene encoding transcription antitermination factor NusB: protein MADSGSTGRASAKGGRRKARKRAVDLLFEAEARDMTAAAVAEERRALAESKPDVDPLNPYTLTVAHGVTEHAAHIDELISSHLQGWTLARLPAVDRAIMRVAVWELLHAEDVPEVVAVDEAVELAKQLSTDDSPAFVNGVLGQLMLVTPHIRGGSASGSAE from the coding sequence ATGGCTGATAGCGGCTCGACCGGCCGGGCGTCGGCCAAGGGAGGCCGCCGCAAGGCGCGTAAGCGGGCCGTGGACCTGCTCTTCGAGGCCGAGGCGCGCGATATGACGGCCGCTGCGGTGGCCGAGGAGCGTCGTGCGCTGGCGGAGTCGAAGCCCGACGTGGATCCGCTTAACCCGTACACGTTGACGGTCGCGCACGGTGTCACCGAGCATGCCGCGCACATCGACGAGCTGATTTCTTCGCATCTGCAGGGCTGGACGCTGGCCCGGCTTCCCGCCGTCGACCGCGCGATCATGCGGGTTGCGGTGTGGGAGCTGCTACACGCCGAGGACGTGCCCGAGGTGGTGGCCGTCGACGAGGCGGTCGAGCTGGCCAAGCAGCTCTCCACCGATGACTCGCCGGCCTTCGTGAACGGGGTCCTGGGTCAGCTGATGCTGGTGACCCCGCACATCCGCGGCGGTTCGGCCTCCGGCTCCGCCGAGTAA
- a CDS encoding B-4DMT family transporter, producing the protein MPEAGTRSMTTQWLARGAVFAVLMVLIRVVQGLAISLWETHGTAINVVLVLVFIAAVSAWAVADGRGDAQRNPDPDRRDDLAMWWLLGGIFAGVVSGLVVWLISLFNDGIYAASILAELTTTAAFVALLVFAPAMVGVFVGRLLVDRKHKEHAALQQSDTDVFQAVQEEADVTK; encoded by the coding sequence ATGCCCGAAGCTGGAACACGTTCCATGACGACACAATGGCTCGCCCGCGGTGCCGTCTTCGCGGTCCTCATGGTGTTGATCCGTGTGGTGCAGGGATTGGCCATCAGCCTGTGGGAGACCCACGGCACGGCCATCAACGTCGTACTCGTCCTGGTCTTCATCGCGGCGGTGTCGGCATGGGCCGTCGCGGACGGCCGCGGGGATGCTCAGCGCAATCCCGATCCCGACCGTCGCGACGATCTGGCCATGTGGTGGCTGCTGGGCGGTATCTTCGCCGGCGTCGTCAGTGGTCTGGTGGTCTGGCTGATCAGCCTGTTCAACGACGGAATCTATGCCGCGAGCATTCTCGCCGAGCTCACCACCACCGCGGCGTTCGTGGCTCTCCTGGTGTTCGCGCCCGCCATGGTCGGCGTCTTCGTCGGTCGGCTGCTCGTGGATCGCAAGCACAAGGAGCACGCCGCTCTGCAGCAGTCCGATACCGACGTGTTTCAGGCCGTTCAGGAAGAAGCGGACGTCACGAAGTAG
- the aroQ gene encoding type II 3-dehydroquinate dehydratase: protein MTVQVLNGPNLGRLGKREAAVYGSVTYAELVSLIEAEAGALGVEVQVRQTDSEAELLGWVHDAADAKDPVILNAGAFTHTSVALRDACAELTAGLIEVHISNVHAREEFRHKSYLSALATGVIVGLGVQGYLLALRYFVTSASS, encoded by the coding sequence GTGACGGTTCAGGTTCTCAACGGCCCGAACCTGGGCCGTCTCGGCAAGCGCGAGGCTGCGGTCTATGGGAGCGTCACCTACGCGGAGCTCGTTTCTCTCATCGAGGCCGAGGCCGGCGCCTTGGGTGTCGAGGTTCAGGTGCGCCAGACCGATAGCGAAGCAGAACTGCTGGGCTGGGTTCACGATGCCGCCGACGCGAAAGATCCGGTGATCCTCAACGCCGGCGCCTTCACCCACACGTCTGTGGCGCTACGAGATGCCTGCGCGGAGCTGACCGCCGGCCTGATCGAGGTGCACATCTCGAATGTGCACGCCCGCGAAGAATTCCGGCACAAGTCCTACCTCAGCGCGTTGGCCACGGGAGTGATCGTCGGGCTGGGCGTGCAGGGATACCTGCTGGCCCTGCGCTACTTCGTGACGTCCGCTTCTTCCTGA